In Methylomonas sp. MK1, the following are encoded in one genomic region:
- a CDS encoding F0F1 ATP synthase subunit gamma has protein sequence MSQRREVEARLALFDDLSGILGAMRSFALAELRKVGKREAAQQQVVQSLQTALTDLADSLPEPVSSRPADDIWLLFGSVRGFCGSFNEDVMRYWRTESTQQGPLILVGERLHQMVEERTALQRLRGADGGLDAPAAIDSILTAVAELRGVEFGLIACVRDEQGARSQRLWPLSDVASSARPNPPLTFAPAAEVAQGVAEHYLFHSLLALLLRSIRVENHMRLMQMETALRHLERGGEELQRQRNRLRQEEIVEEIELMVGRR, from the coding sequence ATGAGCCAGCGTCGGGAAGTCGAGGCGCGATTAGCCTTGTTCGACGATTTGTCCGGCATCCTGGGGGCGATGCGCAGTTTTGCCTTGGCCGAGCTACGGAAAGTGGGTAAGCGCGAAGCCGCGCAGCAACAAGTGGTGCAATCGTTGCAGACGGCCTTGACTGATTTGGCCGACAGCTTACCGGAGCCGGTTTCAAGTCGGCCCGCCGACGATATTTGGCTGTTATTCGGTTCGGTGCGCGGTTTTTGCGGCAGCTTTAACGAAGACGTGATGCGCTATTGGCGAACAGAATCCACTCAGCAAGGCCCATTGATTCTCGTTGGTGAACGCCTGCACCAAATGGTTGAGGAGCGCACCGCGCTGCAACGGCTGCGCGGCGCCGACGGCGGCCTGGATGCCCCGGCGGCGATAGATAGTATTCTGACGGCGGTCGCGGAACTGCGAGGTGTCGAGTTCGGCTTGATAGCCTGTGTGCGTGACGAACAAGGTGCGCGCAGCCAACGTCTTTGGCCGCTGTCGGATGTGGCTAGTAGCGCCAGGCCAAACCCGCCGTTGACGTTTGCACCGGCAGCGGAAGTGGCTCAAGGCGTTGCCGAACATTATCTGTTTCACAGCTTGCTGGCCTTATTGTTGCGCTCGATTCGGGTGGAAAACCACATGCGGCTGATGCAGATGGAAACCGCGTTGCGACATCTTGAGCGCGGCGGCGAAGAATTACAACGACAACGCAATCGGCTGCGCCAGGAAGAAATCGTCGAGGAAATCGAGTTGATGGTGGGACGGCGTTAG
- a CDS encoding F0F1 ATP synthase subunit alpha, whose amino-acid sequence MSWRFSGAKPIMVEPVKAYQFGLRLSERGCVAGIGDGIAWIRGLPTARLDELIGFDDGSTGLVFQLGREVLGAILLSQNRGVTAGMAVQHIGRKLEIGVGDTLLGRVVDPLGSPLDGLPPPELRQFRSLEAAAPPIIERDFVSEPLYTGCKIVDTLIPIGKGQRQLIIGDDGIGKSALALDAVLNQRGRNVLCVMVLIGQPRSSVAGTIEALRQADALAYTVVVVAEANALPGFRYLAPFAGCAIAEHWMRMGRDTLVVYDDLTRHAQSYRELSLLLQRPPGREAYPGDIFYLHSRLLERSTVLSSAYGGGSMTALPIIETRQGELSAYIPTNLISITDGQIYLESKLFAAGMLPAIDIGRSVSRIGGKAQHPAIKTASAHIRLDYLQFLELELFARFGTRLEAGVEEKLQRGRLLREILKQDRLQPLSERAHLAWLLAYGEGLLENLKPEQAAGVLAELLVKLPDTLMLDSPKKQWLSALRQLLADKP is encoded by the coding sequence ATGAGCTGGCGTTTTTCCGGCGCCAAGCCAATCATGGTTGAGCCGGTTAAAGCCTACCAATTTGGCCTGCGTCTATCCGAGCGCGGTTGCGTGGCCGGCATCGGTGACGGCATCGCCTGGATACGCGGTTTACCCACTGCCCGGCTTGATGAATTGATCGGTTTCGACGACGGCAGTACCGGTCTGGTGTTTCAGTTGGGCAGGGAAGTGCTGGGGGCGATTTTGTTGTCGCAAAACCGTGGCGTCACCGCCGGCATGGCCGTGCAGCATATCGGCCGCAAACTGGAAATTGGCGTTGGCGATACCTTGTTGGGGCGGGTGGTCGATCCGCTTGGCAGTCCGCTGGACGGATTGCCGCCGCCGGAATTGCGCCAATTTCGCTCATTGGAAGCTGCCGCGCCGCCCATCATCGAGCGCGATTTCGTCTCCGAACCTTTGTATACTGGCTGCAAGATTGTCGATACGCTGATTCCGATCGGTAAGGGCCAGCGCCAATTGATCATCGGTGACGACGGCATCGGCAAAAGCGCGCTGGCCCTGGACGCCGTGCTCAATCAACGTGGCCGTAATGTGTTGTGTGTGATGGTGTTGATCGGACAGCCGCGCTCTTCCGTCGCCGGAACGATAGAAGCGCTGCGCCAGGCCGATGCGCTGGCCTATACCGTGGTGGTGGTTGCTGAGGCCAACGCCTTGCCGGGTTTTCGCTACCTGGCGCCATTTGCCGGTTGCGCAATTGCCGAGCACTGGATGCGCATGGGCCGCGACACGTTGGTGGTCTACGACGATCTGACGCGTCACGCCCAGTCCTATCGCGAGCTGTCCTTGCTGTTGCAACGGCCACCGGGCCGCGAAGCGTATCCGGGCGATATTTTTTATCTGCATTCCCGGTTGTTGGAGCGTTCCACCGTGTTGTCGTCGGCATATGGTGGCGGCAGCATGACCGCCTTGCCTATCATCGAAACCCGCCAGGGCGAGCTGTCGGCGTACATTCCCACCAATCTGATTTCGATCACCGACGGCCAGATTTATCTGGAAAGCAAGCTGTTCGCGGCGGGCATGCTGCCGGCCATCGACATCGGCCGTTCGGTGTCGCGCATCGGCGGCAAGGCGCAGCATCCGGCCATCAAAACCGCTTCCGCGCATATTCGGCTGGATTATTTGCAATTTCTGGAGCTGGAGCTGTTCGCCCGTTTCGGTACGCGTTTAGAAGCCGGTGTCGAGGAAAAACTGCAACGCGGCCGATTGCTGCGGGAAATATTGAAACAGGACCGCTTGCAACCTTTGTCCGAACGAGCCCATCTGGCCTGGCTGCTGGCCTATGGCGAGGGCTTGCTGGAAAACCTCAAGCCGGAACAGGCGGCCGGCGTATTGGCGGAGCTGCTTGTAAAATTGCCGGATACCTTGATGTTGGATTCACCTAAAAAGCAATGGTTGTCAGCGTTGCGGCAATTATTGGCGGATAAACCATGA
- a CDS encoding F0F1 ATP synthase subunit delta, protein MMQFDWTTFILEILNFLVLVWILQRFLYRPVLAMLDARQRRIKDETEQAAQLRNEAEALRQQYEQRLTDWNQQQEASRRQLDEELTQLRNTATENLKQTLADEEAKLRVRNQTLIAAREAALIREAAGAAYGQAAAMLQRLASSQLTQTIVEVFLQDLLNMPDSEQTALRKAAAMLIAASAVEVLSAHPLSEADQARVTETLSNAAGQTLQLTFKEDPALIAGLRAIVGECQLHANLADELAFFRRQANHG, encoded by the coding sequence ATGATGCAATTCGACTGGACAACCTTTATCCTGGAAATCCTCAATTTCCTGGTCCTGGTGTGGATACTGCAACGCTTCCTGTATCGCCCGGTGCTGGCAATGCTCGATGCCCGTCAGCGGCGCATCAAAGATGAAACCGAGCAGGCCGCACAGTTGCGCAACGAAGCGGAAGCCCTGCGCCAACAATACGAACAACGGCTAACCGATTGGAATCAACAACAAGAAGCCAGTCGCCGGCAACTAGACGAAGAGTTAACTCAGTTGCGCAATACTGCAACGGAGAATCTGAAACAAACCCTAGCCGATGAAGAAGCCAAATTGCGGGTCCGCAACCAGACGCTGATTGCGGCACGGGAAGCGGCTTTGATAAGGGAAGCAGCGGGCGCGGCTTATGGACAGGCGGCGGCGATGTTGCAACGGCTGGCTTCGTCGCAATTGACGCAGACTATTGTCGAGGTATTTTTGCAGGATCTGCTTAACATGCCGGATAGCGAACAAACTGCACTGCGCAAAGCGGCGGCGATGCTGATTGCCGCTTCTGCGGTCGAGGTGCTTAGCGCGCACCCGTTGAGCGAAGCCGATCAAGCGCGAGTGACGGAAACCCTGTCGAATGCTGCCGGACAAACCTTGCAACTCACGTTCAAGGAAGACCCGGCTCTGATTGCCGGCCTGCGCGCCATAGTCGGCGAATGCCAATTGCACGCTAATCTGGCCGATGAGCTGGCGTTTTTCCGGCGCCAAGCCAATCATGGTTGA
- a CDS encoding acyltransferase family protein gives MTSLQEHLSHPKYRPDIDGLRAIAVLSVIAFHAFPKSLQGGFIGVDIFFVISGYLISTIIFQNLEKGTFSFTEFYARRVKRIFPALILVLVACYVFGWFALFADEYKQLSKHIAAGAGFVSNIVLWSEAGYFDNSGETKPLLHLWSLGIEEQFYIVWPLLLWFAWERNFNLLTITVLIAIVSFGLNITGVIAHPVATFYSPQTRFWELLCGSLLAWMTLYKKDSFSSIKLKLDGWLACAVYRHSHAADGKTLANALSILGILLLAFGFFIINKDFNFPGRWAVIPMLAAVMIISAGPNAWVNRIVLSHPLAVWFGLISFPLYLWHWPLLSFAQIIETEVPSMNIRAIAVLLAVVLAWLTYRLVEKPIRLGSHSRAKTAVLLLLMLGIGYVGYASYSRDGLEFRKADAQTKTKMYADVNGTVLYNTPEDWVDERCKGVLGGASYNYLMCRFTTATPKTLVVGDSHAAQFVYDSITKGSNDLALVAVNGCLPFIDLVSINPTEEFAEKSTRCRIVVPIVLKLLKEFPSIQRVVFATRGAMYIEGSGFGNTETKNVYRIIKSPDDVLAENYNQFISGYVATINEILKLGKSVVFIEDVPEIGVSAKNCVDERPLRITERALPECDVSRKSFEERNINYRRAVDAIDASTHKRIKIFPAYEYLCDESTCGGMHDDMSYFYDDDHLSMRGSKFIFDKFAEWLSKESK, from the coding sequence ATGACCTCTTTGCAAGAACATCTGTCACACCCCAAGTATCGGCCCGATATTGACGGCTTGAGAGCCATTGCCGTTCTCTCGGTTATCGCCTTTCACGCCTTTCCCAAGAGCTTGCAAGGGGGATTTATAGGTGTAGACATCTTCTTTGTGATTTCAGGTTATCTCATCTCCACCATCATTTTTCAAAACCTGGAAAAGGGTACATTCAGCTTCACCGAATTTTATGCCCGCCGCGTTAAGCGGATCTTCCCGGCACTGATTCTGGTCTTAGTTGCGTGTTATGTCTTCGGCTGGTTCGCGCTGTTTGCCGACGAGTACAAGCAGTTGAGCAAGCATATTGCCGCCGGCGCGGGATTCGTTTCCAACATTGTGCTGTGGAGCGAGGCCGGCTATTTCGACAACTCCGGCGAGACTAAACCGCTGCTGCATTTGTGGAGTTTGGGCATTGAGGAACAGTTTTACATCGTCTGGCCCTTGTTGCTTTGGTTTGCCTGGGAGCGGAATTTCAATCTACTGACCATTACGGTTCTGATTGCCATCGTCTCTTTCGGCCTGAATATCACAGGCGTCATCGCCCATCCTGTCGCGACGTTTTATTCTCCGCAAACCCGGTTTTGGGAGCTGTTATGCGGTAGTTTGCTGGCTTGGATGACACTCTACAAGAAGGATTCGTTCTCTTCTATCAAACTGAAGCTCGACGGTTGGCTGGCTTGCGCGGTTTATCGACACTCTCACGCCGCCGACGGCAAGACGCTGGCCAACGCGCTGTCTATTCTGGGCATATTGCTGCTGGCCTTCGGCTTTTTCATCATCAATAAAGATTTCAATTTCCCTGGCCGTTGGGCGGTGATACCGATGTTGGCTGCGGTCATGATCATATCGGCCGGACCCAATGCCTGGGTTAATCGCATCGTCTTATCCCACCCGCTAGCGGTATGGTTCGGCTTGATCAGTTTTCCATTGTATTTGTGGCACTGGCCCCTCCTATCTTTTGCGCAAATCATCGAGACCGAAGTGCCCAGTATGAATATCCGCGCCATTGCAGTGTTGCTGGCCGTGGTATTGGCTTGGCTGACCTACAGACTGGTGGAAAAACCGATACGTTTGGGTAGTCACAGCAGAGCCAAGACGGCGGTACTGCTGCTGTTGATGCTCGGTATCGGCTATGTCGGCTACGCTTCATATTCTCGGGATGGCCTGGAGTTTCGTAAAGCCGATGCGCAAACCAAAACCAAGATGTATGCCGATGTGAACGGCACAGTACTCTACAACACACCGGAGGACTGGGTCGATGAGCGCTGTAAGGGGGTATTGGGAGGGGCCAGTTACAATTATTTGATGTGTCGCTTTACCACGGCCACGCCAAAAACGCTGGTGGTCGGCGATAGTCATGCTGCGCAATTTGTCTACGATTCGATTACCAAAGGCTCGAACGATCTGGCATTGGTAGCCGTCAATGGCTGCCTGCCGTTTATCGATCTGGTGAGCATTAATCCCACGGAAGAATTTGCAGAAAAATCGACCAGATGCCGGATAGTCGTGCCTATCGTGCTGAAGCTGCTGAAGGAATTCCCTTCAATTCAGCGCGTGGTGTTTGCGACCAGAGGCGCGATGTACATCGAAGGTTCAGGGTTCGGCAATACCGAAACGAAAAACGTCTATCGGATTATTAAAAGCCCGGATGATGTATTGGCGGAAAATTACAATCAATTTATTTCCGGCTATGTCGCAACCATCAATGAGATTTTAAAGCTGGGCAAATCGGTGGTTTTTATTGAAGACGTACCGGAGATTGGGGTAAGTGCTAAAAACTGTGTGGACGAGCGCCCTCTGCGCATTACCGAAAGAGCCCTGCCCGAGTGCGATGTCTCCAGAAAGTCTTTTGAAGAGCGGAATATAAACTACAGAAGAGCTGTCGATGCTATCGATGCCTCCACGCATAAGCGGATTAAGATTTTTCCCGCCTACGAATATTTATGCGATGAATCGACTTGCGGCGGCATGCACGATGACATGTCTTATTTTTACGACGACGACCATCTTTCCATGCGCGGCAGTAAGTTTATTTTCGACAAATTCGCCGAATGGCTGAGCAAAGAGTCCAAGTAA
- a CDS encoding F0F1 ATP synthase subunit C, whose amino-acid sequence MNDIHLFSMISTGVAGLVIALGTMLPALAMGKAIAAALEALARQPEAEKTITRTLFIGLAMIESLAIYCLVVALIVLFRNPLLEYFLK is encoded by the coding sequence ATGAACGACATCCATTTATTCAGCATGATTTCCACCGGCGTGGCCGGTCTGGTGATCGCCCTCGGGACGATGCTGCCGGCCCTGGCAATGGGCAAGGCTATCGCCGCCGCTTTGGAAGCCCTGGCGCGTCAGCCGGAAGCCGAAAAAACCATCACCCGTACGTTGTTCATTGGTTTGGCGATGATCGAGTCGTTGGCGATATATTGTTTGGTGGTGGCCCTGATCGTGTTGTTTAGAAACCCGTTATTGGAATATTTTTTAAAATAA
- a CDS encoding F0F1 ATP synthase subunit A has protein sequence MNNSESVANTVFQLGPLAISNTVVTTWGVMLGFVLLTLLLRFSRQPSSLRNFLEAVVVAIEGAIAEVLPAVSVRRVLPFVASLWLFVLVANLVGLIPELHAPTRDLSATAALAVLVFGSTHWFGIRDRGWRQHFRHYAEPSIILLPFHIISEFTRTLALAIRLFGNIMSLEMAALLVLLIAGFLVPVPLLMLHVIEAVVQAYIFGMLALIYIAGALEPSESDPSAIPEE, from the coding sequence ATGAACAACTCAGAATCTGTCGCCAACACTGTTTTTCAACTCGGCCCACTGGCGATCAGTAACACAGTAGTCACTACTTGGGGGGTGATGCTGGGCTTTGTGCTGTTAACCCTGTTGCTGCGCTTCAGTCGTCAGCCATCCTCATTGCGAAATTTCCTCGAAGCGGTGGTCGTGGCCATAGAAGGCGCGATTGCCGAAGTGTTACCGGCGGTGTCGGTGCGGCGGGTGCTGCCGTTCGTGGCAAGCTTATGGCTGTTTGTACTGGTCGCCAATCTGGTGGGTTTAATTCCGGAACTACATGCGCCCACCCGCGACTTGTCCGCCACCGCCGCTTTGGCGGTGCTGGTGTTCGGTTCCACGCACTGGTTCGGGATTCGAGATCGCGGCTGGCGGCAGCATTTTCGCCATTACGCTGAGCCCAGCATCATCCTGTTACCGTTCCACATCATCAGCGAATTTACTCGCACGCTGGCCTTGGCTATCCGCCTATTCGGCAACATCATGAGCCTGGAAATGGCGGCCTTGCTGGTGCTGTTGATTGCCGGTTTCCTGGTGCCGGTGCCCTTGTTGATGCTGCACGTGATCGAAGCTGTGGTGCAGGCCTATATCTTTGGTATGCTGGCGCTGATTTACATCGCCGGTGCGTTGGAACCTAGCGAATCCGATCCATCCGCCATTCCCGAGGAATAG
- a CDS encoding lytic transglycosylase domain-containing protein translates to MKPPLLRLTLPLLALLLLNACTSSSPVKRDKMVSVRPNIAQQRPAYQSQPTPYKPAFYTGTFPKPAALEPAVDFWRKTYAVWQRSEVAFHDDRYLDVVYEVMTLPGYVGEGLTSEQKDIISQRREYWKAQLAELESKVRYGAALNANDRQLIAKLESNGRSLNSVLPGLSDRLRSQRGTRERFKRGLEISGRYDLQFRKTFRDAGLPEDLAYLPHVESSFQPSAKSSAGAVGMWQFTKAAAKTFMPGGDRVDQRYDPFVSANGAARYLSYAYGKLGDWPAAVTSYNHGIGGMKRAQNQVGSDFVRIVDSYDGPAFGFASRNYYAQFLAAREIASNPEQFFREGVRYESPLAPGQYLAVE, encoded by the coding sequence ATGAAACCACCCTTGCTGCGTTTAACTCTTCCCTTATTAGCCTTGTTGTTACTCAATGCTTGCACCAGCAGTTCGCCGGTAAAGCGAGATAAAATGGTTTCGGTTAGGCCGAATATCGCTCAACAACGACCGGCTTATCAATCGCAACCGACCCCATATAAACCAGCGTTTTATACGGGGACTTTCCCAAAACCCGCAGCGTTAGAGCCGGCGGTGGATTTCTGGCGAAAAACCTATGCGGTCTGGCAACGTTCCGAAGTGGCTTTTCACGATGATCGTTATCTGGATGTCGTCTACGAAGTGATGACCTTGCCGGGCTATGTCGGGGAAGGCCTGACATCAGAGCAAAAAGACATCATCAGCCAGCGGCGCGAATACTGGAAAGCGCAACTGGCCGAATTGGAAAGTAAAGTGCGTTACGGTGCGGCGTTGAACGCCAACGACAGGCAATTGATAGCCAAACTGGAAAGTAACGGCAGATCACTTAACAGCGTATTGCCTGGCCTTAGCGACAGACTGCGTTCGCAGCGCGGCACGCGTGAGCGCTTTAAGCGCGGATTGGAGATCAGCGGCCGCTATGATTTGCAGTTTAGAAAAACCTTCCGCGATGCCGGCTTGCCGGAAGACTTGGCTTATCTGCCGCACGTAGAATCCTCGTTTCAACCGTCCGCAAAATCCTCCGCCGGTGCGGTCGGCATGTGGCAGTTTACCAAAGCCGCCGCCAAAACCTTCATGCCCGGTGGCGATCGCGTCGATCAACGTTACGATCCTTTCGTCTCCGCCAACGGCGCGGCCCGTTACCTGAGTTACGCTTACGGTAAGCTTGGCGACTGGCCGGCGGCTGTGACTTCATACAACCACGGCATCGGCGGGATGAAGCGTGCACAAAACCAAGTCGGCAGCGATTTCGTGCGTATCGTAGACTCTTATGACGGTCCCGCCTTCGGTTTTGCTTCCCGCAACTACTATGCGCAATTCCTGGCCGCCCGCGAAATTGCTTCCAACCCCGAACAGTTTTTCCGGGAAGGCGTCCGCTACGAAAGTCCGTTGGCTCCTGGTCAATACCTGGCTGTCGAATAA
- a CDS encoding AtpZ/AtpI family protein: MSFRNKLIEHTRRDLRRLEEKTRRPATWVGMLFYGGTLGLLFVVPIVAGAYLGRWLDTLAVGYSVRWTVSLIVLGIVVGAYNVFRFLQEKS, encoded by the coding sequence ATGAGTTTTCGCAACAAATTAATCGAACACACCCGCCGTGATCTGCGCCGCCTGGAAGAAAAAACGCGACGTCCAGCGACTTGGGTAGGCATGTTGTTTTATGGCGGCACGCTGGGTTTGCTGTTTGTGGTGCCTATCGTCGCTGGTGCGTATTTGGGACGGTGGTTGGATACTTTGGCTGTCGGTTATTCGGTACGCTGGACGGTCAGTTTGATTGTGTTGGGTATTGTGGTTGGTGCCTATAACGTTTTTCGATTTTTGCAGGAAAAAAGCTGA
- a CDS encoding F0F1 ATP synthase subunit epsilon, which yields MNGFALTLLDSRGAEHFDTVTQFIGADADGSFGILAGHIHCVALLRYGLARFSDQAGVWRYLALPSGVLRFADNQLTVTTVRYFLGKDRDAICERLAAEMAQADSEVHTARATLSEIEHSLVRRLAELSSRGSAGI from the coding sequence ATGAACGGTTTTGCGTTAACTTTGTTGGATAGTCGTGGCGCTGAGCATTTCGATACCGTCACCCAGTTTATCGGCGCCGATGCCGACGGCAGTTTCGGGATTTTGGCCGGACATATTCACTGCGTGGCCTTGCTGAGATACGGGCTGGCCCGTTTCAGCGATCAAGCCGGTGTCTGGCGCTATTTGGCTTTGCCCAGCGGTGTGCTGCGCTTTGCCGACAATCAACTTACTGTGACTACGGTGCGCTATTTTCTCGGCAAAGACCGCGATGCCATCTGCGAACGACTCGCGGCGGAAATGGCCCAGGCCGATTCAGAAGTACATACCGCACGGGCGACGCTGTCGGAAATTGAACATTCTTTGGTGCGGCGCCTAGCCGAACTAAGTAGTCGTGGATCAGCGGGAATATAG
- the atpD gene encoding F0F1 ATP synthase subunit beta yields MNQVGCIEAAQGPVVDVRCEYLPPIGQALDVVNGAGRYVLVVFQHLEPTLIRAIALHSVSGLFRGMPVFDRGDALNVPVDPSCLGRMLNVFGDPLDGGQPLPGGVFRNILSAPPLLSDTLPASQILETGIKVIDLLCPFVRGGKTGLFGGAGVGKTVLMMEFMHAVSVAMQGVSVYAGVGERMREGHELWHEMADAGVLPKALLVYGQMDESPGVRFHVGYTALAYAEYLRDTLDTEVLFLMDNIFRFVQAGSEISGLLGRMPATVGYQPTLLTEVASLEERIVSTKSGSITSVQAVYVPADDMSDPAVSTILGHLDSVVILSRQQAAKGIYPAIDPLRSSSRIMDHHILGDRHYQVARAVREHLSRYRELEDIIAMLGIEELSQEDRRIVERARRLQRYLTQPFTTVADHTGMPGVRVPLAQTIADCEAFMDGKYDQLSEADCYMKGAMSA; encoded by the coding sequence ATGAATCAGGTGGGCTGCATTGAGGCCGCGCAGGGGCCGGTGGTCGATGTGCGTTGCGAATATCTACCGCCAATCGGTCAGGCGCTTGATGTGGTGAACGGTGCGGGCCGCTATGTGCTGGTCGTGTTTCAGCATCTGGAGCCTACGCTGATTCGGGCGATTGCTTTGCATTCGGTCTCGGGGTTATTTCGCGGCATGCCGGTGTTCGACCGTGGCGATGCTCTCAATGTGCCGGTCGATCCCAGTTGTTTGGGGCGGATGCTGAATGTGTTCGGCGATCCGCTCGATGGCGGCCAGCCTTTACCGGGTGGCGTTTTCCGCAATATACTCTCTGCTCCCCCCTTACTATCCGATACGTTGCCGGCCTCGCAAATCTTGGAAACCGGCATCAAAGTCATCGATCTGCTTTGTCCGTTTGTGCGCGGCGGCAAAACCGGCTTGTTTGGCGGCGCTGGTGTTGGCAAGACCGTGCTGATGATGGAGTTCATGCATGCGGTCAGCGTGGCGATGCAAGGCGTATCGGTTTACGCCGGTGTCGGCGAACGCATGCGTGAAGGCCACGAACTCTGGCATGAAATGGCCGATGCCGGCGTATTACCCAAAGCACTGCTGGTCTACGGGCAAATGGACGAATCGCCCGGCGTGCGCTTTCATGTGGGTTACACCGCCTTGGCGTATGCCGAATATTTGCGCGATACGCTGGATACCGAAGTACTGTTTCTGATGGACAATATTTTTCGCTTCGTCCAGGCCGGTAGTGAAATTTCCGGTTTGCTGGGACGGATGCCTGCCACGGTCGGTTATCAACCGACCTTGCTGACCGAGGTCGCGTCGCTGGAAGAACGTATCGTCTCTACCAAATCCGGCTCCATTACCTCGGTGCAGGCCGTTTATGTGCCGGCCGATGACATGTCCGACCCCGCAGTTTCTACCATCCTTGGCCATCTGGATAGTGTGGTGATCCTGTCTCGGCAACAGGCCGCCAAAGGCATTTATCCGGCCATAGACCCCTTGCGATCCAGTAGCCGAATCATGGATCACCATATCCTGGGCGACCGACACTATCAGGTGGCCCGTGCCGTGCGCGAGCATTTATCGCGCTATCGGGAATTGGAAGATATTATCGCCATGCTCGGTATCGAAGAGCTCTCGCAGGAAGACCGGCGTATCGTCGAACGGGCGCGCCGCTTACAGCGTTACTTAACTCAGCCTTTTACCACCGTAGCCGACCATACCGGCATGCCGGGCGTACGCGTGCCGCTGGCGCAAACCATCGCCGATTGCGAAGCATTTATGGACGGCAAATATGACCAGCTCAGCGAAGCCGATTGCTATATGAAAGGCGCAATGTCGGCATGA
- a CDS encoding TraR/DksA C4-type zinc finger protein, whose protein sequence is MKPKATQLSFCSRCGDEIPPDELQFLPNTSLCAFCYNTQLECRDIHNSSTKISQPVLTLVPQNPKVQDSNAA, encoded by the coding sequence ATGAAACCAAAGGCAACGCAGTTAAGCTTTTGCTCAAGGTGCGGGGATGAAATTCCGCCAGACGAATTGCAATTTTTGCCAAATACTTCGCTATGTGCTTTTTGCTACAACACGCAGCTGGAATGCAGGGATATCCATAACTCAAGCACTAAAATATCCCAACCCGTCTTAACCTTAGTCCCGCAAAACCCAAAGGTTCAAGACAGCAACGCGGCCTAA
- a CDS encoding CPBP family intramembrane glutamic endopeptidase: MIRWFVYALVPLLILVIAATIASMLGYGLLWLAGDILPLAKAISKITLALLLLSIFPLKNYLQLSWADFGFAPKTIFFKQMGQGLALGLLTLLPVLLTLYWLDVHVWDDTRHWTVGKIAEKIGLGLFFAMLIALGEEMLFRGLLLGALGRKMSIMAAVTVSSIYYAALHFLKSQSQLVYADLTPGSGLKLIAEAFANWLNPLILSALLALFVVGVFLAILRSRVPQSLGLCIGCHAAWVWQIKVSRDLFNVNLQANSLFLVNTYYDGVVGPLVSSWLVLALIIYGVWFQWQAKAARGD, encoded by the coding sequence TTGATCCGCTGGTTTGTCTATGCATTGGTGCCGTTGCTTATATTGGTCATTGCTGCCACGATTGCGAGCATGCTGGGGTACGGTTTGCTGTGGCTTGCCGGCGATATTTTGCCGTTGGCAAAAGCCATCAGCAAAATTACGCTGGCGCTGTTACTGCTGAGTATTTTTCCGTTAAAGAACTACCTGCAATTGAGTTGGGCAGACTTCGGATTCGCGCCCAAAACGATATTTTTCAAACAAATGGGGCAGGGTCTGGCGTTGGGCTTATTGACCTTACTGCCGGTGCTATTGACGCTGTATTGGCTGGATGTTCATGTCTGGGACGATACCCGGCATTGGACAGTGGGCAAAATAGCGGAAAAAATCGGATTGGGTTTGTTTTTTGCGATGCTGATTGCGCTCGGCGAAGAAATGTTATTTCGCGGCCTGCTGTTGGGTGCTTTAGGCAGGAAAATGTCAATTATGGCTGCCGTGACCGTCAGCTCAATCTATTATGCGGCGCTACATTTTTTAAAAAGTCAGTCGCAACTGGTTTACGCCGATTTAACGCCGGGCAGCGGTTTAAAATTAATCGCCGAAGCCTTTGCCAACTGGTTGAATCCGCTGATACTCAGCGCCTTGCTGGCTTTATTTGTCGTTGGGGTGTTTTTAGCAATCCTTAGAAGCCGGGTGCCGCAAAGTCTGGGCCTATGTATCGGTTGTCATGCTGCTTGGGTGTGGCAAATTAAGGTGAGCAGAGATTTGTTCAACGTCAATTTGCAAGCCAATTCGCTATTTTTGGTCAACACCTATTACGACGGCGTGGTGGGCCCTTTGGTCAGTAGCTGGTTGGTATTGGCGTTAATCATTTATGGAGTGTGGTTTCAGTGGCAAGCTAAAGCCGCACGCGGCGATTAG